The Paenibacillus sp. MBLB1832 genome has a window encoding:
- a CDS encoding helix-turn-helix domain-containing protein produces MGSDHKNKFLLTNREREVFELLVQDKTTKDIAQQLFISEKTVRNHISNVMQKLNVKGRSQAVVELIKLGELKI; encoded by the coding sequence ATGGGCAGCGACCACAAAAACAAATTTTTACTTACGAACCGCGAACGCGAAGTATTCGAACTCCTAGTGCAAGACAAAACGACGAAAGATATCGCGCAGCAACTTTTCATTAGTGAGAAGACTGTAAGGAATCATATATCGAATGTCATGCAGAAATTAAATGTCAAGGGTCGTTCACAAGCGGTTGTAGAATTGATTAAGCTTGGGGAATTAAAGATCTGA